ttcttatttactgaactgttgtgtaCAAACAGCACTCTTGCTGCTCATGTGATATCACTTATCATATTAATATGAgacaattgtttgtttgttttttaaatcactggCCCATGGGGGCTGGCAGAAAAGAATATTTTATTGCTGAGTCCCATAAAAATATCAGATTTCAGGTCATAGGGTGTAGAagttattaatcatttaatttccttttctttaaatacaattttaccAACTTTGCAAGATACAATAAACCACAATAATCTCATCTGTAATAATGATCAAATATCTTCAGTTCTTAAAATCCTTTAAAACCAGGTGAAACACAATTATCTTATTCACATAAGACTTAAGATATCAAAGGTAGTACGACTCGTTGCatgatctttctttctttctattggCTTGTAGTTTCCAATCCAACAGCCTTCCGTCACTGTACACTGGAGAAGATTTTCAGAAGGAGGTCAGCAGCAAGACCGGGTGAGATATGTCCACTCGTGACCCTTCGTTCCAGCTCCGGGAGCTCGGCACGCACCGCTGGATGCTGCTGGAAGTGGCGTAGAGCGTTCTCCTGGATCAGATTCCACAACCACACCTTCTGCTGAGTTTGCCGCCGGACTCTAAGCTCCCCACTGCTTAGCATTGCATCCCGGAACTGTAGCATGGTATCCCACAGCTCAGGCACACCCTGCCCCGTCTGAGAAGATATGCGGACCACCTGACCACACGTGCAAAAGagtggaaaagagagagaaagcatataaaaatgtgttgGTGTAGATGTGGAGAGCTAAACATagataaaaacagaaagaagagaaagaaataaGCAGACAGAACGGAAGCAGGCAGATGCTATATTTTTGAGCAGCCAGACTGGAAATGTAAAGGGTGTTCGCCCACACACGTCACTCTATCCTCGTTTTCAGTGAAAGACCTATATACTAGAGTCTTTAGGGAgggcaaaaaaaatcaatatgacCGTCGCATTCTCCAGTACACGGATGGAGTTCAGAAATCATGCTGCTGAGAGGAGACAAAGGCTTTAGCGGTTTTCATCCATGTGGGTGGCCTCTAATCAGTGAAACGCATGAGGCAGCATTTGGCCATTCAAAGGGCTGCCTATGTTGGCGCTGTGCCCCGCGGGTAGAAGTAATACTGGGGGTGAGGGACAAAGAGGAAAAACTTGACAACGCAGAGCAGAGAATGATGGGAAAAGACAACAGAACACTCCGCTGGCCAGGAAAAACAGAGAATGaagatatataaatacatatatatactagTGGCATGCAGTGGTGTTTGGAAATGAGGAAGTAAAGtcctcagttttttgttttgttttgtttttattaaaggggtcatcggatgcccattttccacaagttgatatgattctttagggtcatgctttggttaaaatttcttaatggtagtgtaaataactctgcaaaaatcatcctgttctggtcgaggttgctttaaatgttaatgagctctgctggccccgcccctctcttctctctgtggagtgacgaacctgtttactttagccgctaaacttgctaactagcacgttattaggaaaagattcattaaaaaacccttatactgacttctgctgtaagtgaagctggatcacgaatgattcgcgcaaacatagacagatatatgtagatcaagaggcgcattccattcacaaacaaatgtaatccactgcatcttcagcagctcagatgtcgggagtaaatgacgaccactatgttcattattacatccagcaacacaatgCCTCAATCGCTCattctgagatattcttgtctaacttacatccctgctgcGGCACTGAAACAATGgtggtcggactgttacagctgatgtaaggcgggtctgaggtaagacgctaaTGTAAATCAAATATCGTGGGAGCgtcctctgtcggtgtgacaccacactGAGACAGGCATccgagaatggctcgatttgaaaaaggggatattatttttacagattaattaaaaaccactgcatggtttttttttatcattatagggtagatttgtacatacactgccaacacgcattaatgttcaaacaacatgtaaaagtgaactttgcatccgatgacccctttaaataaatgtaaatttatgtcccagtcacattttcttcattaaataaggattacttacactatctgaaaaagtttttatattgttatattgattaacaatgtaatcaatattctttttattgaagttagtgtttttagaaggagtagtccacttccagaacaaaaatttacaggtaatttactcatccccttgtcatccaagatgttcatgtctttctgtcttcagttgtaacaaaattatgtttcttgaggaaaacatttcaggatttctctccatatggtggacttctatggtgcccgcgagtttgaacttccaaaatgcatattaaatgcagcttcaaagggttctaaacgatcccagctgaggaagaagggtcttataagATAATAGTAGTTgcatttaagttttaagtttgaagttgcatttaaactgcattttgaagttcaaactcatgggcaccaaagaagtccactatatggggaacattcctgaaatgttttcctcaaaaaaaacaaaaacaaaacataatttctttatgactgaagaaagaaagacatcttgggtgacaagggatgagtaaattatctgtaaatttttgttctggaagtgaacttctcctttaaatttcaccaagttgattacttactaaaaacatgttttcatgtcatttaaaatcttattttgatgtaacaatgtggttatatctaagtttTTGAGAgttttcttactttttaaaattagtcttcgGAGTAATGTCGTTAAATTGTGCATTCCACTGATTCGCGAATGCGGTATGTGCATGAACacaagaggcaggatttatcatatgaaccaatcacagccaatcataaccagtcatatctaATCATATTGCATTaaaggcattgcctcctctaaCATGACTTTACTGTTAAAACTGTTGGGCcatttttctttagaataaCGAGtgacatacatatatttatacactgcaatttaatttgaatatattttaaaatatcatttatttctgggataggaaaactgaattttcatcagccattactccagtcttcagtgtcacaagatccttcagaaatcattctaatatgctgattcgctgctcaagaaacatttcttattacacattgaaaacggttgtgctgcttactacttttttgaacatttcaaacatttggTAGTGCATACGTGAATTCCCTGTCTTTCTCTCTAACATCTATAAAAATCTGCAGTCTGCATGTTGTGAAATGAGCTAAAACCAGTTGTTTTAGATTCTTTAACGgccattttctttaaaaaaagaagggCCATCGCATATCTAATTGTCATATTatatttcactaaataaaaaaactaaataaaattaattacaattgcTCTCTCTTTGGGTATGCGTAAGTTGTGAATGTAAAccatgattattaaaaaaaaaaaaaaaaaaaaaaaaaaaaaaaaaaaaatcacacaccTTTGGTTTCCAGACCTTGGACTTCTTTCGAAGTAACTTCAGGGCACTTGTGTATTCTGCCTGTATCTTCCGTGCTGGAACAACCAATTCGCCATCTGATTTTGTAACCACCACCAAGTCAGCCATCTCAATAATTCCTCTTTTGATtccctttttaaaaatgcagtacaaGCCACTATCAATGAGTTTCACAAACAAATATCacttataatataaaaagttaatatataaatatatttatataatatataaaagttcAGATCATGCAGATAATATTCTATAACAAGAGTGAGAACTCTTTTTGACTCCAAGggcattcttttttttaaaatacatttatatataattttctaatattctttttttgaaatgttttacttacaatTTCTCCCcagtaaaaatattgattaaaattaatttaaaaaattaattttgaagttgaaattgAACTATTAAAAGGGTAGTTTAcccaaaattttgtcattaattactcaccatcatgttgttccaaacctgttagaCCCTCATTCaattttggaacacaaattaagatatttttgattaaatccaggagctttctgaccctccatagacagcaagggtctttccacgttcaaggtccagaaaggtaccaagaacatcaacaaaatagtccatgtgacatcagtggttcaaccgtaattttacgaagctacgagaatactttttgtgcacaaaccctccccaaaaataacaactttattcaacaattcttctcatTTGCGTCATTattttgggtgttttttttaatacaaaaaatattgaggatgagtaattaatgacagatttttcatttttgggtgaactaactatTAAAGTCATTTTAAGGCCTCCACGGCAATACGTCTATGGCAATAGGTATCAAGTAAAGGAAGTGTGTATACCTGTAGTTCATCGCCCCCTGCTGGTGGGATCAGCAGCACAAACATATCCACCATGTCAGCCACAGCAAACTCAGACTGACCCACACCTGTGTAAAGTTTTAAACTTCAATGACACTGCAGAGTTACTTTGCATACctagatgttttttaaaggataaGCATAAAACTGCATCAAAATTAAACTGGAATGAAGGCTTACCCACGGTTTCCACTAGTACAATGTCATAGCCTGCACCCTCACAGAGGACTATGGCTTCGTTGGTGGTTCTTGTCACACCACCGAGGGTTCCTGATGTGGGAGATGGTCGGATGTAAGCGTTCATGTCTCTGGAGAGCTCTGTCATTCGTGTTTTGTCCCCCATTAGTGAACCTGCATACAAAGTTAGctaaaaattttagtttttcagcaaagatgcattataTTGACCAAAAGTAGCAGTA
This genomic window from Labeo rohita strain BAU-BD-2019 chromosome 1, IGBB_LRoh.1.0, whole genome shotgun sequence contains:
- the mmaa gene encoding methylmalonic aciduria type A protein, mitochondrial; translated protein: MGPTRVFPILHRVAALSSIRSTTALRHSLCRPTVKLCYASLCTLQQTRSVSAETAFSHHISDLTDREKRLLAKLYDGLIGGQRAALAESITLVETQHPRKKELAQVLLQRVLAFRQEQEKRNGGNPVAFRVGLSGPPGAGKSSFIEVVGKMLTGRGHKVSVLAVDPSSCTTGGSLMGDKTRMTELSRDMNAYIRPSPTSGTLGGVTRTTNEAIVLCEGAGYDIVLVETVGVGQSEFAVADMVDMFVLLIPPAGGDELQGIKRGIIEMADLVVVTKSDGELVVPARKIQAEYTSALKLLRKKSKVWKPKVVRISSQTGQGVPELWDTMLQFRDAMLSSGELRVRRQTQQKVWLWNLIQENALRHFQQHPAVRAELPELERRVTSGHISPGLAADLLLKIFSSVQ